A region from the Aphis gossypii isolate Hap1 chromosome 1, ASM2018417v2, whole genome shotgun sequence genome encodes:
- the LOC114127094 gene encoding protein FAM102A isoform X1: MSFMVKKKRYKFTVNLCLEDLTAVPFVNAVLFAKVRLLDGGNFSDTSSREEVRDHTVRWGATFEFVCKMSANASTGILDPCNLRISVRKELKGGRSFQKLGFTDVNLAELAGAGLSSRRCLLEGYDTRHHRQDNSMLRISVSMNMLAGDVLFKVPTSALNQKPTTNGDIPQREDTEYPSSGFGSLPNTRSLFPSDIPSMSSGLEKHDVGSESNQNHSEQLEDDAMAVTHDNPAAPTATNHVTGSSGHSRNSSNTSKGSSSHNSHSRHSSSGDSGHVRSPSWPVWSPSLLPPPATPPPSPPHQHHPQQPPTTPLWSSPRSRFWSLRQAKHQQPSPQVCTHQDAFRTPDNKHGGGFRFPPWSGPSPRTNSSPGLMPLTPDSPNSLTSSGTAISASQASPVLSGVETGSLDRGKAALERRNKKSVATGGSIIDDSCAKATGRVEVTRVNPDSLIDQLLRATNLDDHSADEENKHRSGLQLFIAKDGTTTLGSQDVKCHMSNSLFKQVVMEDNR, encoded by the exons ATGTCATTCATGGTAAAGAAGAAACGATATAAGTTTACTGTTAATCTTTGCCTAGAAGATTTAACAGCCGTCCCTTTTGTCAATGCTGTATTGTTTGCCAAAGTTCGTTTACTGGATGGCGGGAATTTCAGTGATACTTCATCCAG AGAGGAGGTTCGAGATCACACTGTTCGATGGGGTGCTACATTCGAGTTCGTCTGCAAGATGAGTGCCAACGCGTCCACCGGAATATTGGATCCATGTAACCTTCGGATATCTGTTCGCAAA GAACTGAAGGGCGGTCGTAGCTTTCAAAAACTCGGTTTCACCGATGTCAATTTGGCTGAACTGGCTGGAGCTGGGTTGAGTTCTAGGCGCTGCCTGTTGGAAGGGTACGACACCCGACACCACCGACAGGATAACTCGATGCTGCGCATATCCGTGTCTATGAATATGTTAGCCGGAGATGTATTGTTCaaagt GCCAACGTCCGCCTTAAATCAAAAACCCACTACTAATGGTGATATCCCGCAACGCGAAGATACCGAATACCCTAGCAGCGGATTCGGCAGTCTGCCGAATACACGATCGTTGTTTCCATCAG ACATTCCATCCATGAGCAGTGGTTTAGAAAAACACGACGTCGGGTCTGAGTCAAATCAAAATCATTCGGAACAATTAGAAGACGACGCGATGGCGGTGACTCACGACAACCCTGCTGCGCCCACTGCCACTAATCACGTGACCGGTTCGAGTGGGCATTCCCGTAACTCATCGAACACTAGTAAAGGCTCTAGTTCTCACAACTCTCATTCGAGACACAGCAGTTCCGGTGACAGTGGGCACGTtcg GTCGCCGTCCTGGCCTGTGTGGTCGCCTAGTCTGTTGCCGCCGCCGGCCACCCCGCCACCGTCGCCACCACATCAACATCACCCACAGCAGCCCCCCACTACACCCTTGTGGAGCAGCCCTCGATCCAGATTCTGGTCGCTGCGTCAGGCCAAACACCAGCAGCCATCACCTCAAGTGTGCACCCATCAAGACGCGTTCCGGACGCCGGACAACAAGCACGGCGGAGGGTTCCGGTTCCCGCCGTGGTCCGGTCCGTCGCCCCGGACCAATTCGTCGCCTGGTCTGATGCCCCTGACCCCAGATTCCCCTAATAG TCTGACGTCTAGTGGCACGGCGATATCTGCATCCCAAGCGTCGCCTGTACTCAGCGGTGTGGAGACCGGTTCGTTGGATCGCGGCAAGGCTGCTCTTGAACGGCGTAATAAGAAGTCGGTCGCGACGGGCGGCAGCATCATCGACGATAGTTGCGCAAAGGCCACCGGGCGTGTAGAGGTGACCAGGGTTAACCCAGACAGTCTTATTGACCAGCTGCTCAGGGCAACTAACTTGGACGATCATTCGGCTGACGAGGAAAACAAGCACA GATCGGGGCTACAGTTGTTCATAGCCAAAGACGGTACAACTACGCTCGGCAGTCAGGATGTCAAGTGTCACATGTCTAACAGTTTGTTTAAACAGGTGGTGATGGAAGACAATAGATAA
- the LOC114127094 gene encoding protein FAM102A isoform X2 encodes MSFMVKKKRYKFTVNLCLEDLTAVPFVNAVLFAKVRLLDGGNFSDTSSREEVRDHTVRWGATFEFVCKMSANASTGILDPCNLRISVRKELKGGRSFQKLGFTDVNLAELAGAGLSSRRCLLEGYDTRHHRQDNSMLRISVSMNMLAGDVLFKVPTSALNQKPTTNGDIPQREDTEYPSSGFGSLPNTRSLFPSDIPSMSSGLEKHDVGSESNQNHSEQLEDDAMAVTHDNPAAPTATNHVTGSSGHSRNSSNTSKGSSSHNSHSRHSSSGDSGHVRGSCMHHRKLLLDSAAAGGCGVALPGMLNMNSLQKLPELDKSLSTSDTLVSSPFRRPSQILTSSGTAISASQASPVLSGVETGSLDRGKAALERRNKKSVATGGSIIDDSCAKATGRVEVTRVNPDSLIDQLLRATNLDDHSADEENKHRSGLQLFIAKDGTTTLGSQDVKCHMSNSLFKQVVMEDNR; translated from the exons ATGTCATTCATGGTAAAGAAGAAACGATATAAGTTTACTGTTAATCTTTGCCTAGAAGATTTAACAGCCGTCCCTTTTGTCAATGCTGTATTGTTTGCCAAAGTTCGTTTACTGGATGGCGGGAATTTCAGTGATACTTCATCCAG AGAGGAGGTTCGAGATCACACTGTTCGATGGGGTGCTACATTCGAGTTCGTCTGCAAGATGAGTGCCAACGCGTCCACCGGAATATTGGATCCATGTAACCTTCGGATATCTGTTCGCAAA GAACTGAAGGGCGGTCGTAGCTTTCAAAAACTCGGTTTCACCGATGTCAATTTGGCTGAACTGGCTGGAGCTGGGTTGAGTTCTAGGCGCTGCCTGTTGGAAGGGTACGACACCCGACACCACCGACAGGATAACTCGATGCTGCGCATATCCGTGTCTATGAATATGTTAGCCGGAGATGTATTGTTCaaagt GCCAACGTCCGCCTTAAATCAAAAACCCACTACTAATGGTGATATCCCGCAACGCGAAGATACCGAATACCCTAGCAGCGGATTCGGCAGTCTGCCGAATACACGATCGTTGTTTCCATCAG ACATTCCATCCATGAGCAGTGGTTTAGAAAAACACGACGTCGGGTCTGAGTCAAATCAAAATCATTCGGAACAATTAGAAGACGACGCGATGGCGGTGACTCACGACAACCCTGCTGCGCCCACTGCCACTAATCACGTGACCGGTTCGAGTGGGCATTCCCGTAACTCATCGAACACTAGTAAAGGCTCTAGTTCTCACAACTCTCATTCGAGACACAGCAGTTCCGGTGACAGTGGGCACGTtcg GGGCAGTTGTATGCATCACCGCAAATTGCTGTTGGACAGCGCGGCTGCGGGTGGTTGTGGCGTGGCGTTGCCGGGAATGCTCAACATGAACTCGCTTCAGAAGCTTCCGGAACTGGACAAATCGCTCAGTACTTCCGACACCTTAGTGTCGTCTCCGTTTAGGCGACCTAGTCAAAT TCTGACGTCTAGTGGCACGGCGATATCTGCATCCCAAGCGTCGCCTGTACTCAGCGGTGTGGAGACCGGTTCGTTGGATCGCGGCAAGGCTGCTCTTGAACGGCGTAATAAGAAGTCGGTCGCGACGGGCGGCAGCATCATCGACGATAGTTGCGCAAAGGCCACCGGGCGTGTAGAGGTGACCAGGGTTAACCCAGACAGTCTTATTGACCAGCTGCTCAGGGCAACTAACTTGGACGATCATTCGGCTGACGAGGAAAACAAGCACA GATCGGGGCTACAGTTGTTCATAGCCAAAGACGGTACAACTACGCTCGGCAGTCAGGATGTCAAGTGTCACATGTCTAACAGTTTGTTTAAACAGGTGGTGATGGAAGACAATAGATAA
- the LOC114127094 gene encoding protein FAM102A isoform X3, with protein MSFMVKKKRYKFTVNLCLEDLTAVPFVNAVLFAKVRLLDGGNFSDTSSREEVRDHTVRWGATFEFVCKMSANASTGILDPCNLRISVRKELKGGRSFQKLGFTDVNLAELAGAGLSSRRCLLEGYDTRHHRQDNSMLRISVSMNMLAGDVLFKVPTSALNQKPTTNGDIPQREDTEYPSSGFGSLPNTRSLFPSDIPSMSSGLEKHDVGSESNQNHSEQLEDDAMAVTHDNPAAPTATNHVTGSSGHSRNSSNTSKGSSSHNSHSRHSSSGDSGHVRLTSSGTAISASQASPVLSGVETGSLDRGKAALERRNKKSVATGGSIIDDSCAKATGRVEVTRVNPDSLIDQLLRATNLDDHSADEENKHRSGLQLFIAKDGTTTLGSQDVKCHMSNSLFKQVVMEDNR; from the exons ATGTCATTCATGGTAAAGAAGAAACGATATAAGTTTACTGTTAATCTTTGCCTAGAAGATTTAACAGCCGTCCCTTTTGTCAATGCTGTATTGTTTGCCAAAGTTCGTTTACTGGATGGCGGGAATTTCAGTGATACTTCATCCAG AGAGGAGGTTCGAGATCACACTGTTCGATGGGGTGCTACATTCGAGTTCGTCTGCAAGATGAGTGCCAACGCGTCCACCGGAATATTGGATCCATGTAACCTTCGGATATCTGTTCGCAAA GAACTGAAGGGCGGTCGTAGCTTTCAAAAACTCGGTTTCACCGATGTCAATTTGGCTGAACTGGCTGGAGCTGGGTTGAGTTCTAGGCGCTGCCTGTTGGAAGGGTACGACACCCGACACCACCGACAGGATAACTCGATGCTGCGCATATCCGTGTCTATGAATATGTTAGCCGGAGATGTATTGTTCaaagt GCCAACGTCCGCCTTAAATCAAAAACCCACTACTAATGGTGATATCCCGCAACGCGAAGATACCGAATACCCTAGCAGCGGATTCGGCAGTCTGCCGAATACACGATCGTTGTTTCCATCAG ACATTCCATCCATGAGCAGTGGTTTAGAAAAACACGACGTCGGGTCTGAGTCAAATCAAAATCATTCGGAACAATTAGAAGACGACGCGATGGCGGTGACTCACGACAACCCTGCTGCGCCCACTGCCACTAATCACGTGACCGGTTCGAGTGGGCATTCCCGTAACTCATCGAACACTAGTAAAGGCTCTAGTTCTCACAACTCTCATTCGAGACACAGCAGTTCCGGTGACAGTGGGCACGTtcg TCTGACGTCTAGTGGCACGGCGATATCTGCATCCCAAGCGTCGCCTGTACTCAGCGGTGTGGAGACCGGTTCGTTGGATCGCGGCAAGGCTGCTCTTGAACGGCGTAATAAGAAGTCGGTCGCGACGGGCGGCAGCATCATCGACGATAGTTGCGCAAAGGCCACCGGGCGTGTAGAGGTGACCAGGGTTAACCCAGACAGTCTTATTGACCAGCTGCTCAGGGCAACTAACTTGGACGATCATTCGGCTGACGAGGAAAACAAGCACA GATCGGGGCTACAGTTGTTCATAGCCAAAGACGGTACAACTACGCTCGGCAGTCAGGATGTCAAGTGTCACATGTCTAACAGTTTGTTTAAACAGGTGGTGATGGAAGACAATAGATAA